A genome region from Leptidea sinapis chromosome 34, ilLepSina1.1, whole genome shotgun sequence includes the following:
- the LOC126974962 gene encoding cyclin-K, producing the protein MPYWYYDKKDLLNTPSFRDGILNEAENRYRKEGARFIIDTGSKMDLGYNTVATGVVYFHRFYMFHSFRTFPRYITACCCLFLAGKVEETPKKCKDIIKVAKSLLTEQKFGIFGEDPKEEVMTLERILLQTIKFDLQVEHPYGYLLKYAKCLKGDKAKLQKMVQMAWTFVNDSLCTTLCLQWEPEVIAVALMFLAGKLSKFDVVDWNGRIPKHNAWWDMFVEDITMELLEDICHQVLDLYSPQTQQTGSDSPPNQPPAKQPKNEKKPSVTPPTSASPIAVVSKPVLTPIKNGADIKIEPPKVDMRFSYPAYPPLYPPMYNAPPPAIPAPRLPIPPGPPIIPYSEPPPANRFPPVNVPPPNYYAGMPARPLPPRGPIPPGPPPPRPYYPPP; encoded by the exons atgcCCTATTGGTATTACGATAAAAAGGACTTATTGAATACACCGTCATTTCGTGATGGAATCCTCAATGAAGCGGAGAACCGGTACAGGAAGGAGGGCGCAAGATTTATCATTGACACGGGTTCGAAGATGGACTTAGGTTATAATACAGTGGCGACTGGTGTTGTTTATTTTCATCGTTTTTACATGTTCCATTCTTTTCGGACATTCCCAAGGTACATCACAGCGTGCTGCTGCCTCTTTCTGGCGGGCAAAGTTGAAGAGACGCCCAAGAAATGTAAGGATATAATAAAAGTAGCTAAATCTTTATTGACTGAACAAAAGTTTGGTATATTTGGTGAGGATCCTAAAGAAGAAGTTATGACACTAGAGAGGATCTTACTGCAGACGATTAAATTTGATTTGCAAGTGGAACATCCTTATGGATATCTCTTGAAATATGCTAAGTGCCTTAAAGGAGACAAGgctaaattacaaaaaatggtACAAATGGCTTGGACTTTTGTCAATGATAG TTTGTGTACAACTTTATGTCTGCAATGGGAGCCAGAAGTCATTGCTGTGGCTTTGATGTTCCTAGCAGGCAAGCTGAGCAAGTTTGATGTGGTAGATTGGAATGGGAGGATACCCAAACACAACGCTTGGTGGGACATGTTTGTGGAGGATATTACTATGGAATTGCTAGAGGATATTTGCCATCAG GTGCTAGATTTATATTCCCCACAAACACAGCAGACCGGTAGTGACTCACCACCCAATCAACCTCCAGCTAAGCAGCCAAAAAACGAGAAGAAGCCCTCCGTTACACCGCCCACTTCCGCATCGCCTATCGCCGTTGTTAGCAAACCCGTTCTTACACCAATCAAGAATGgagctgatattaaaatcgaaCCCCCCAAAGTAGATATGAGATTTAGTTATCCTGCATATCCTCCGCTCTATCCCCCAATGTATAACGCACCCCCTCCAGCAATTCCAGCACCTAGGTTACCAATACCACCTGGGCCGCCAATAATCCCATATTCTGAACCTCCCCCTGCAAATAGGTTTCCTCCAGTTAATGTTCCTCCTCCAAATTATTATGCTGGGATGCCGGCACGACCACTGCCACCTCGTGGACCCATTCCCCCGGGACCTCCCCCGCCGCGACCTTATTATCCACCACCGTAA